CCCCCAGCGGAATCTCCGAGCCGCCCTCAATGCGGGCACGCAGCGGGACCTGACGGTCCTCGGCAGCAATCTGCTCACCGTCTTCAATCACGGCGACATAGTTGGTACCGCCATAGCCCAGATTCAGGCGGGTACCGGGCGGCAGCTGCGCGGCGTCCTGCGGCGTCACGCGGAAGGTGGCGCGCACCGAGGAAGTATCGACCAGCCGGAAGACCGGGCTGCCCTGCCCCGCAAATTCGCCGGGTTGCACCAGATAGGCACTGACCACTCCGGCAAACGGAGCAGTGACGCGGGCACGGGCCAGTCGGGATTCGGCCTGCGCCACAGCAGTTTCAGCGGCACTTACCTGCGCCTGGGAGACGTCCAGGCTCCCCCCGGCTCCCTGCCCTGCGCGGTTCAGGTCCAGTTGTGCCTGCGCCTGCGCGACTCCAGCGCGGGCCTGGGTCACCCGGTCACGGGCAGCGTCCAACTGCGAGGCCGTGGCGGCTGGAGAGGCCGTCTCGGTCCGGTTCAGTTCACGCTGCGCCACATTCAGGCTGGACAGCGCCGCCGTCACCGACGCCTCCAGGGCGGTGCGGTTCTCGGTCAGGCTCTGACGCGAAGACGCCAGCCCAAGCCGGGCCTGGTCCAGCTGGCTGCGGGCATTCGCCAGGGCCTGCTCGGCATCGGTGGTGTCCAGTTGGGCCACCACCTGCCCCTGGGCCACACTGGCCCCTTCGGCCACCGCGTAGCTTAGCAGCGCTCCACTGCTCAGGGCCGCCACGTTGCTTACGCGGCGGGCTTCGGTGCTGCCGGTCACGCGGCGTTCCACTTGCAGCTCGCCGGTGCGGGCGGTGGTTACCCGCACCGGCTGAGCGGCGGCCTTGGAAACTGGCGTGGCCGTCTCCGTGGTGACCGTTGCCGTCTGGGCGGTCGTTTCAGTGGGCGTGCAGCTGACAAGCGCCAGTGCGCCGAACAACAGCCAGGTTAGGGACAGGGTTTTCTTCATGGGTTCACCTGATTTGTAGTGGGCAAGAAGGGAAAGAGGCTGGCGACCGGATTCATCGCCACAAGCGACAGTGTGTTGAACGAGCGGTCAGTTTTCAAGGACAAACTCATTTCATGGGCAGTTCGGTGAAGGACAGGGATCACGGCGGCCATCTAACGTGGCTCCATGCCAGGCCAGAGCAGGTCGAACAGCCCCCGCACAAACCGACCCGGATCGCGTGCAGCAGCGTCTTCAGCGGTTGTCCCACCGATCTCTGCGGTACACATGCGGCCATGCCACAGCCAGCCACTTAAGCTGCCCGTGATGGTCATGGCGGTCAGTTCAGTGTCCAGCGGGCGCAGCCGTCCCAGCCCGGTTTCGGCACGCAGATAGGCCGCCAGGGCTGCGGTGTCGTCAGCCAGCGGGTTACCCAAGCTGGTCAGCAGTGGGTTGTGTTCGGGAGCGTGTCCACGCGAAAAAACCAGCAGCAGCACGTCAAACACCTGCTCCGATTCCTGAAGATACAGCATGGCGCAGCGCTCCAACTGACCGCGATTATCACCCTTTCCTACCGACGAGAGGAGTTCGGAGCGCCAGTGACCGTAGCTGCTCAGGCCAATGGCCTCACGCAGCAGGTCTTCTTTGGTGGCGAAGCGGCTGAACAGCGTTCCTTCGGAGATGCCGGCCTGACGCGCAATTTCTGCGGTACTGACGCCGACACCCTGTTCCAGAAAGGCACTGCGGGCCACCGCCACCAGATCTTCGTTTTGAATGATTCTAGGCCGGGGCATACCTGAGTATGCACTCAGTTATCCTGGCAGGACTGTCACAGCATCGGCTGTTGCGGATGCTCAACACATCCCGTGACCGCCCCGAACAGCTTCAGCGCTCTTCCAGCGCCAGCTCAATCAGTCGCGTCACCAGTTCCGGGTAGCTCAGGCCGTGGGCCTCCAGCAACGACGGATACATGGACGTGGTGGTAAAACCGGGCATGGTATTGATCTCGTTAAGCAGCACTTCGCCGGTTTGCTCGTCATAGAAAAAGTCCACCCGGCTCAGGCCTGCGCAGTCCAGGGCGCGGAAAGCCTCTATGGCCAGTTCGCGCACGCGCTCTGAGACCTCAGCAGGCAGTGGCGCGGGAATCAGCATTTCGGCGCGGCCCGCTTGGTACTTGGTGTCGTAGTCGTAGAACTCGGTTGCGAAGCGCAGTTCTCCTACCGGACTGGCAATGGGATCATCATTGCCCAGTACACCCACCTCAATCTCGCGGGGTTTGCTGGCGGCCATCGCTTCCAGAATCACCCGGCGGTCATGCCGGAAGGCCAGGTCCAGCGCCGCGTCCAACTCGCCCGCGTCATGCACCTTGCTTACACCGACACTGCTGCCCATGTTGGCCGGTTTAACAAATTGCGGAAAGCCCAGCTCGGCGGCACGGTCACGCACCCCCTGTGGGTCACGCCGCCACTCGGCGCGGGCCGCCTGCCGCCAGGCCACCTGCGGAATGCCGACCGCTTCCAGCACCCGCTTGGTCATGATCTTGTCCATACCCACACTGCTGCCCAGCACGCCACTGCCCACAAAAGGGAGGCCCGCCAGCGTCAACAGACCCTGCACCGTGCCGTCTTCGCCCATCGGACCGTGCAGCAGCGGGAACACCACATCGTAGCCCGCTGCCTCTGCCACCCGCGTCAGCATGGAGTCACCCCCCGTATCAGCAGAGCCCACGCCCAGGACCCGCTCAGTTTCACTGCTGGGCAGCCAGCGGCCTTCCTTAGAGACCACGACTGCCGTCACGTCGTAGCGGTCGGCGGGCAGCGCGGCCAGCACCGAACGGGCGCTGGACAGGCTGACCTCATGTTCTTCGGACTGGCCCCCGGCCAGCAGCAAGACGCGGCGGCGTGGCTGGGAGGTGGACAGGACGGAATTCAGCTGAGCAGCGTCAGACATATGCCCAGCAGTATGCCACTGCCTGGGCGGGTAAAGGTCAGAAAAAAGGCCCGTCCCCACTTGAGGAACGGGCGCATATGGCCGGATCGAAACTTATTGCTGTGGGATGGTCACCGTGAAGGTGCGGGTCACTTCACCGCCAGCGGGCAGGGTCACTTCGAAGGACACCTGGTTGCCGTTCTGGGTCACACCTTCACCCTTCACTTGGGCGCGGTCGTTGTAAACAGTTTCCTTGATCTCTGCGCGGACCGGCTGCTTCTTGCTGTTCTTGAGGAGATAGGTCACCTCGAATACCGCCGAGCGGGCTGTACGGCTGACCGTTTTGACGCTCCGCACATAGCTCACCTCTGGGTCACGGCCCAGGCTAAAGTCCACCGGACGCCCCGGAGCCGTCTCGGAGATGCGGGTTTGCCCGGTTACGCGCCCCTGCTCACGTACAGTGACGCCACCGCCGGGCAAGGCCCGGTCCGACTTGAAGCGGTAGTAGCGCTCCAGCACGCCTTCATCGCCCGACTCAGAAAAGCCGCGGTTCAGGCCCACATAGCCCTCAAACTCCTGCACCTTGGGGGTCATAAACGGCAGAGTCACGGTGCTGCTGGCCGGCAGCGAGAAGGTCTGGTCCAGGGCATAACGGTAGATGCCGTTGAGGCTTTCTTGCTGCACGATATTCCCAGCTGACGCTGGCGCAGAAGTGGCTACCGTGTCATACATAGCTTCAGTGCGGTACATACGGCCATCATTGTTCAGGTTCACGTCTCCGGCCAGCAGTTCGGTTTCGCCGACCTCATAGGCCAGTTCAGTGCCGTTGGTGATGTCGGCCAGCGCCGAGAGTTGTGCGCCGCTGTCCCCTACC
The sequence above is a segment of the Deinococcus radiophilus genome. Coding sequences within it:
- a CDS encoding TetR/AcrR family transcriptional regulator, producing MPRPRIIQNEDLVAVARSAFLEQGVGVSTAEIARQAGISEGTLFSRFATKEDLLREAIGLSSYGHWRSELLSSVGKGDNRGQLERCAMLYLQESEQVFDVLLLVFSRGHAPEHNPLLTSLGNPLADDTAALAAYLRAETGLGRLRPLDTELTAMTITGSLSGWLWHGRMCTAEIGGTTAEDAAARDPGRFVRGLFDLLWPGMEPR
- a CDS encoding D-alanine--D-alanine ligase family protein; this translates as MSDAAQLNSVLSTSQPRRRVLLLAGGQSEEHEVSLSSARSVLAALPADRYDVTAVVVSKEGRWLPSSETERVLGVGSADTGGDSMLTRVAEAAGYDVVFPLLHGPMGEDGTVQGLLTLAGLPFVGSGVLGSSVGMDKIMTKRVLEAVGIPQVAWRQAARAEWRRDPQGVRDRAAELGFPQFVKPANMGSSVGVSKVHDAGELDAALDLAFRHDRRVILEAMAASKPREIEVGVLGNDDPIASPVGELRFATEFYDYDTKYQAGRAEMLIPAPLPAEVSERVRELAIEAFRALDCAGLSRVDFFYDEQTGEVLLNEINTMPGFTTTSMYPSLLEAHGLSYPELVTRLIELALEER
- a CDS encoding efflux RND transporter periplasmic adaptor subunit gives rise to the protein MKKTLSLTWLLFGALALVSCTPTETTAQTATVTTETATPVSKAAAQPVRVTTARTGELQVERRVTGSTEARRVSNVAALSSGALLSYAVAEGASVAQGQVVAQLDTTDAEQALANARSQLDQARLGLASSRQSLTENRTALEASVTAALSSLNVAQRELNRTETASPAATASQLDAARDRVTQARAGVAQAQAQLDLNRAGQGAGGSLDVSQAQVSAAETAVAQAESRLARARVTAPFAGVVSAYLVQPGEFAGQGSPVFRLVDTSSVRATFRVTPQDAAQLPPGTRLNLGYGGTNYVAVIEDGEQIAAEDRQVPLRARIEGGSEIPLGASVNLRYRLNLASGVLVPGQAIGMDNGQNYVYLAGGTVARRQDVTVVAESDGQAVVTGLDDGATVIYPLISSLRDGAAIEVQAQPEGDGQ